A single genomic interval of Alligator mississippiensis isolate rAllMis1 chromosome 15, rAllMis1, whole genome shotgun sequence harbors:
- the HNRNPA1 gene encoding heterogeneous nuclear ribonucleoprotein A1 isoform X1, which translates to MERMEPRAGKKSPKEPEQLRKLFIGGLSFETTDESLRSHFEQWGTLTDCVVMRDPNTKRSRGFGFVTYSSVEEVDAAMNARPHKVDGRVVEPKRAVSREDSQRPGAHLTVKKIFVGGIKEDTEEHHLRDYFGQYGKIEVIEIMTDRGSGKKRGFAFVTFDDHDSVDKIVIQKYHTVNGHNCEVRKALSKQEMASASASQRGRSSSGNFGGGRGGGFGGNDNFSRGGNFGSRGGFGGSRSGGYGGSGDGYNGFGSDGYGSSGSGPGYSGGSRGYGGSSNYDSYNNGGGGFGGGSGGGNFGSGGNYNDFGSYNSQSSNFGPMKGGSFGGRSSGPYGGGGYGGSSGGSGGSYGSGRRF; encoded by the exons ATGGAGCGGATGGAGCCGCGAGCGGGAAAGAAG TCTCCCAAGGAGCCCGAGCAGCTGCGCAAGCTCTTCATCGGCGGTCTGAGCTTTGAGACGACAGACGAGAGCCTTCGCAGCCACTTTGAGCAATGGGGCACGCTCACCGACTGCGTG GTGATGAGGGACCCAAACACCAAGCGTTCCAGGGGCTTTGGATTTGTCACGTACTCCTCCGTTGAAGAAGTCGATGCCGCCATGAACGCCAGACCGCACAAAGTCGATGGCAGAGTTGTTGAACCAAAGAGGGCTGTGTCCAGAGAG GACTCTCAAAGGCCTGGTGCTCACCTAACAGTAAAGAAAATCTTTGTCGGGGGCATCAAGGAAGACACAGAGGAGCACCATTTGCGGGACTACTTTGGGCAATACGGCAAGATCGAGGTGATTGAGATCATGACAGACCGCGGCAGTGGCAAAAAGCGAGGTTTTGCCTTTGTCACCTTCGATGACCACGACTCTGTGGACAAAATTGTCA TTCAGAAATATCACACGGTCAACGGCCACAACTGCGAAGTGCGGAAAGCCCTGTCCAAGCAGGAGATGGCCAGCGCCTCAGCCAGCCAGAGAG GACGCAGCAGCTCGGGGAACTTCGGAGGGGGCCGCGGAGGTGGATTTGGTGGGAATGACAACTTCAGCCGGGGCGGCAACTTTGGCAGTCGCG GTGGGTTTGGTGGCAGCCGCAGTGGTGGCTATGGAGGCAGTGGAGACGGCTATAATGGATTTGGCAGCGACG GgtatggcagcagtggcagcggcccTGGCTActctggaggcagcagaggctaCGGCGGCAGCAGCAACTACGACAGCTACAACAATGGTGGTGGCGGCTTTGGCGGGGGCAGCGGAG GCGGCAACTTTGGCAGCGGTGGCAACTACAATGACTTCGGCAGTTACAACAGCCAATCCTCTAACTTTGGCCCTATGAAAGGAGGCAGCTttggaggcaggagctctgggccGTATGGCGGCG GCGGCTACGGTGgctccagtggtggcagtggtggcagctacGGCAGCGGCCGGCGGTTTTAA
- the HNRNPA1 gene encoding heterogeneous nuclear ribonucleoprotein A1 isoform X3, which produces MERMEPRAGKKSPKEPEQLRKLFIGGLSFETTDESLRSHFEQWGTLTDCVVMRDPNTKRSRGFGFVTYSSVEEVDAAMNARPHKVDGRVVEPKRAVSREDSQRPGAHLTVKKIFVGGIKEDTEEHHLRDYFGQYGKIEVIEIMTDRGSGKKRGFAFVTFDDHDSVDKIVIQKYHTVNGHNCEVRKALSKQEMASASASQRGRSSSGNFGGGRGGGFGGNDNFSRGGNFGSRGYGSSGSGPGYSGGSRGYGGSSNYDSYNNGGGGFGGGSGGGNFGSGGNYNDFGSYNSQSSNFGPMKGGSFGGRSSGPYGGGGYGGSSGGSGGSYGSGRRF; this is translated from the exons ATGGAGCGGATGGAGCCGCGAGCGGGAAAGAAG TCTCCCAAGGAGCCCGAGCAGCTGCGCAAGCTCTTCATCGGCGGTCTGAGCTTTGAGACGACAGACGAGAGCCTTCGCAGCCACTTTGAGCAATGGGGCACGCTCACCGACTGCGTG GTGATGAGGGACCCAAACACCAAGCGTTCCAGGGGCTTTGGATTTGTCACGTACTCCTCCGTTGAAGAAGTCGATGCCGCCATGAACGCCAGACCGCACAAAGTCGATGGCAGAGTTGTTGAACCAAAGAGGGCTGTGTCCAGAGAG GACTCTCAAAGGCCTGGTGCTCACCTAACAGTAAAGAAAATCTTTGTCGGGGGCATCAAGGAAGACACAGAGGAGCACCATTTGCGGGACTACTTTGGGCAATACGGCAAGATCGAGGTGATTGAGATCATGACAGACCGCGGCAGTGGCAAAAAGCGAGGTTTTGCCTTTGTCACCTTCGATGACCACGACTCTGTGGACAAAATTGTCA TTCAGAAATATCACACGGTCAACGGCCACAACTGCGAAGTGCGGAAAGCCCTGTCCAAGCAGGAGATGGCCAGCGCCTCAGCCAGCCAGAGAG GACGCAGCAGCTCGGGGAACTTCGGAGGGGGCCGCGGAGGTGGATTTGGTGGGAATGACAACTTCAGCCGGGGCGGCAACTTTGGCAGTCGCG GgtatggcagcagtggcagcggcccTGGCTActctggaggcagcagaggctaCGGCGGCAGCAGCAACTACGACAGCTACAACAATGGTGGTGGCGGCTTTGGCGGGGGCAGCGGAG GCGGCAACTTTGGCAGCGGTGGCAACTACAATGACTTCGGCAGTTACAACAGCCAATCCTCTAACTTTGGCCCTATGAAAGGAGGCAGCTttggaggcaggagctctgggccGTATGGCGGCG GCGGCTACGGTGgctccagtggtggcagtggtggcagctacGGCAGCGGCCGGCGGTTTTAA
- the HNRNPA1 gene encoding heterogeneous nuclear ribonucleoprotein A1 isoform X2 yields the protein MSRAESPKEPEQLRKLFIGGLSFETTDESLRSHFEQWGTLTDCVVMRDPNTKRSRGFGFVTYSSVEEVDAAMNARPHKVDGRVVEPKRAVSREDSQRPGAHLTVKKIFVGGIKEDTEEHHLRDYFGQYGKIEVIEIMTDRGSGKKRGFAFVTFDDHDSVDKIVIQKYHTVNGHNCEVRKALSKQEMASASASQRGRSSSGNFGGGRGGGFGGNDNFSRGGNFGSRGGFGGSRSGGYGGSGDGYNGFGSDGYGSSGSGPGYSGGSRGYGGSSNYDSYNNGGGGFGGGSGGGNFGSGGNYNDFGSYNSQSSNFGPMKGGSFGGRSSGPYGGGGYGGSSGGSGGSYGSGRRF from the exons atgTCCAGGGCCGAG TCTCCCAAGGAGCCCGAGCAGCTGCGCAAGCTCTTCATCGGCGGTCTGAGCTTTGAGACGACAGACGAGAGCCTTCGCAGCCACTTTGAGCAATGGGGCACGCTCACCGACTGCGTG GTGATGAGGGACCCAAACACCAAGCGTTCCAGGGGCTTTGGATTTGTCACGTACTCCTCCGTTGAAGAAGTCGATGCCGCCATGAACGCCAGACCGCACAAAGTCGATGGCAGAGTTGTTGAACCAAAGAGGGCTGTGTCCAGAGAG GACTCTCAAAGGCCTGGTGCTCACCTAACAGTAAAGAAAATCTTTGTCGGGGGCATCAAGGAAGACACAGAGGAGCACCATTTGCGGGACTACTTTGGGCAATACGGCAAGATCGAGGTGATTGAGATCATGACAGACCGCGGCAGTGGCAAAAAGCGAGGTTTTGCCTTTGTCACCTTCGATGACCACGACTCTGTGGACAAAATTGTCA TTCAGAAATATCACACGGTCAACGGCCACAACTGCGAAGTGCGGAAAGCCCTGTCCAAGCAGGAGATGGCCAGCGCCTCAGCCAGCCAGAGAG GACGCAGCAGCTCGGGGAACTTCGGAGGGGGCCGCGGAGGTGGATTTGGTGGGAATGACAACTTCAGCCGGGGCGGCAACTTTGGCAGTCGCG GTGGGTTTGGTGGCAGCCGCAGTGGTGGCTATGGAGGCAGTGGAGACGGCTATAATGGATTTGGCAGCGACG GgtatggcagcagtggcagcggcccTGGCTActctggaggcagcagaggctaCGGCGGCAGCAGCAACTACGACAGCTACAACAATGGTGGTGGCGGCTTTGGCGGGGGCAGCGGAG GCGGCAACTTTGGCAGCGGTGGCAACTACAATGACTTCGGCAGTTACAACAGCCAATCCTCTAACTTTGGCCCTATGAAAGGAGGCAGCTttggaggcaggagctctgggccGTATGGCGGCG GCGGCTACGGTGgctccagtggtggcagtggtggcagctacGGCAGCGGCCGGCGGTTTTAA